The sequence CGCGGGCCGCGGGCATGCGCGCGCTCGGCTACGCGGGCGGGCTGACGCCGGCCGCGCGGCTCCGCGACGCGGGCGCGACGGTCTTCGACGACATGCGCGACCTGCCGCGGCTGCTGCGCGGGCTGGCGGGCTGACCGGCCGGCACGCGCCCGATCACCCGGCGGCGACCCGCCGCCGCACCGCCCGCACGACGCGCGCGCCGAGGATCCCGACCACGACGGCCACCGCGAGCTGCCCGAGCACGCCGCCCTCGCCCCGGAGCACCGCCCCGCCCACCGTGCCGCCCGCCTGCACCAGCTCGAGCGGGTAGCGCAGCAGGCTGCGGTTGCCGAGGGCGTAGGTGATGCCGACCACCACGGCCGTCCCGAGCCAGAGCAGCAGCACCGCGATGACCGACCCGATCACGCGACCGACCGAGCGCAGCCCCGTGAGCGCGACGGCGACGCCGAGCACGACGGGCGGCACCCACGAGATCACGGGCAGGATCGCGTACGCCGTGTCGCTCAGCAGCCCGCCGTCGCCGGGGGACAGGAGCCCGCCCAGCCACTCGCGGAGCAGCACGACCGGGACGGCCGCCGCGGCGACGGCGAGACCGGCGGGCGCGCGGGCGACGAGGGCCGCGACCAGGCCCGCGAGCAGCACCATCGCCGCGGTGCCGCCGACGAACGCCACGAGGTAGACCTGCGCCTCGCTGATGCCGGCGCCCGTGCGGGTGCCGGCCGTGGGCACGTCGTCCATGCCGAGCCCGTCGGCCGTGACCGCGGACGTCTGGACGAGCGCGACGACCTGCACGAGGAGCAGCCCGGCCACGACGAGCCAGGAGCCGTGCCGGGGGAGCCGGGCGCGGAGGGCACGTGCGGCGACGCCCGCGATGCCGCCGCCCACCACGATCACCGCGGCCAGCAGCCCCGCCGTGTACTGGTTGAAGGGCAGGAGCGCGATCGGCATGTCGCCGGCGTCCGTGATCTGCTCCCGCCACAGGTTCTGGAGCGGCAGGCGGAGGCCCGCGAGGATCCACGGCAGCAGCCCGAGCACCGCGGCGGCGACGCCCACGGCGAGGGCGAGGAGCGCACCGCGGATGCCGGACGTCGCGCGGGTCGCTCGCGGCTCGGGGAGGGCCGCGGGCGCGAGGGCGGGATCGGGGGTCGTCACCCGCTCACGCTAGCGACGGGCCCGCTCTGGGCGCGCGCCCCCGATCGGGCCCTCCTGTGGACTCCGGCGACCGCCCGGGCGCGTCGCCTGCCTATGCTCGCCGCACCCCGATCCGCACCCGACCCCGCCCGACCCGCTCCCATCCGCCCGCTCCTCAGAACGGATCCGCCATGCCCCACCGCGCCCTGCTCGCCTCGTCCGCATTCGCCGTCTCGATCGCCGCCGTCCTCGGCGCCGCCACGCCCGCGCAGGCGTGCCCGCGCGACCCGGCGGAGCAGCAGGCCGTCACCGCGGTCGCGTCCGCGGCGCTCGACCGCCTCGAGATCGCCGACGACGTGGCCGCGTCGAAGTGGCTGTCGGGCAAGGCCGTCGCGGATCCCGCCCGTGAGCAGGCCGTCATCGACGCCACGGTCGCCGCCGCGAAGGCCGACGGGGTCGACCCGGTCGCGGCCGAGCGCATCATGCGGGCGCAGATCGAGGCGAGCAAGCAGGTGCAGTACGCGCTCATCGCCCGCTGGCACGCGCACCCCGACCAGGCGCCCACCACCGCGCCGGACCTCACCACGAGCGTCCGCCCGCGCATCAACGCGGTGGACGCGCGCCTCGTCCCCGCCATCGGCGCCGCGCACGCCACCCTCGACGACGCCGCGTGCGGCCACCTCGTGAAGGACGCGCGCGGCGAGCTCGGCCGGGGCCTCGACGACGCGCACCGCAAGGCCTTCCGCACGGCCCTCGCGACTGTCTGCACGCCGGAGTCCTGACCGGCCCACCGACCCGGTCGGGTCCGCTGCCCCGATGCGCGGGCCCGGCCGACCCACCCGCGGGTGGGCATCGGCGAGACGGCGGATCCGCCCGCCGCGTCAGGAGGCGTGAGGGCCGGGGACGGCGCCGCGTCCGCTCAGGCCGTCGACGCGACGTCGGCCGCGAACGCCGCCACGCGGGTCCGCAGGTCGTCGATGAGCTGCGCGGTCGCCGCCGCGGGGTCGAAGCCGAGGTACGGGATCGGCCGCGGCTTCCGCACGTTGGCGCTGCACTCGAAGTCCGTGCAGACGAGCGTGCCGATCGTGTTGCCGTTGCGGCCCGCGGCGCCCGCCCGGCTCGCGGCGTAGAAGCCGACGGGCGCGGGCAGCCGCACGTCCTGGCACCACGAGCACTGGGCCCGCGACCGCGGGGCGGCGCCGGCCTGCTGCAGCAGCACGCCGATCAGCTCGTCGCCCGACGGCACGACGACGATCCCGCGCTGCGGCGACCTCGGGTCGCGCCAGCCGAGGAAGTCGAGGCGGTCCCAGCGGAGGTCGGCGAAGCCCTCCGGCAGGCGGATGTCGCGGGCCTCGCGCTGGGAGGCGTTGACGAGGGAGGAGCGGATCTCGGATTCGGTCAGGGGGAGCATGGGGTGCCCTTCGTGCGGGGTCGCGGCGCTGCCGCGGGAACGGTGTCGGGGGTCGGCGGCCGGATCCTCGTGGATCGACGGCACGCCGGATGCGGCCGGCCCTCGCGGGGCGCGGCGACGGATCCGGTGACTACCTGGTGCCGACGGACGTGCCGCCGACGACCTCCCCACGCCCTGAGGGCGCCGCGCTGCCGATGCTCACGCGGCAACAGTACCCCGGGTGGGGAATCGATCACGCGCTCGTGACCGGCCAGACGTAGTCGAGGTCGTCGGGATCCCCGGGGAACGCCGGCCGGTACAGCTCGGGCGCCTTCGCCAGCAGCTTCGAGCGGTGGGAGAGGTGCAGCTCCGGGCGGCCCCACCACGGCGGTCGCGTGATGCGCCCCTCCGTGTAGGCGGCGAGGTCCTCGGGCACCTCGGCGATGATCGCGAGGGTCTTCTCGAAGCACGTGTCGGCGAATCCGCGCCGCATCCACTCGGCGCAGGTCGCCTCCTGGTACTCCATGAGCGCCGGTCGGTGACCGCGCCACATCCGCGTGACGGGGTGGCTCTGCCAGCCGTAGCCCGCGACCGTGACGGCCTTCATCACCTGGAGGGTCTCGACGCGCTGCTTCCCGAGCCGCTTGTCGTCGAGCACGGCCATGCTCGCGGCGAGGTCCGGGTAGGGGAGGAACGTCTGCATCCGGCCAGTCAACTCCGGTGGGCGCGCGGGCGGCGGGCGGCCGGTGATGAGCGCGCGGCTCAGGAGCGACGGCGCAGCTCCAGCAGGCGCGCGGACGGGCCGCCGGGGATCGAGCCGACCGTGAGGATCCCGCGGGCGGCGTCCCAATCCGCGTCCCACGCCGCGAGGGCGCGCGGGAAGGCGGTCGACACGTCGAGCCGGCGGCCGAGGAGGGAGGGGAGGGAGAGGGTCGCGGTGCCCGCGTCGTCGCCGCGGTCCCAGATCGCGACGCGCACGACGTCGCCGGCGTCGTGCGCGACGGCCACCCAGCGGTCGCCGGACGCGGGCAGGCCGAGCGGCCAGAGCGGCACCGAGCGGGCGGCGCCGTCGCGGAGGTCGTCCGCCGTGCGCGCGGCGTCGGCGACGAGGTCGCGCTGCGCCGGATCCAGGCGGTCGTCGTCGTCGGTCGGCGCGGCGCCTCCCGCGAGGGCGGCGACCAGGGCGGACGCGGTGCGCTCCGGCGAGGCGCCCGGCCGCGGACGCGTGGCGGCGGCGAGCCCGGGGAGCGTCACCAGCGGCGCCGTGACGGCGGCCAGCGGGAGGAGGAGGTCGTCGGCGTCGGGATCCGCGGGCGCGATCGACGCGGCGTGGGCGTGCGCCGGGCGCAGGGACCGCCGGGCCCGGGTCAGCGCCGCCGCCGCGTCCTCGAGGTCGGTGCCCACGGCGACGAGCACGG is a genomic window of Clavibacter capsici containing:
- the aroQ gene encoding gamma subclass chorismate mutase AroQ is translated as MPHRALLASSAFAVSIAAVLGAATPAQACPRDPAEQQAVTAVASAALDRLEIADDVAASKWLSGKAVADPAREQAVIDATVAAAKADGVDPVAAERIMRAQIEASKQVQYALIARWHAHPDQAPTTAPDLTTSVRPRINAVDARLVPAIGAAHATLDDAACGHLVKDARGELGRGLDDAHRKAFRTALATVCTPES
- a CDS encoding FBP domain-containing protein codes for the protein MLPLTESEIRSSLVNASQREARDIRLPEGFADLRWDRLDFLGWRDPRSPQRGIVVVPSGDELIGVLLQQAGAAPRSRAQCSWCQDVRLPAPVGFYAASRAGAAGRNGNTIGTLVCTDFECSANVRKPRPIPYLGFDPAAATAQLIDDLRTRVAAFAADVASTA
- a CDS encoding MSMEG_6728 family protein produces the protein MQTFLPYPDLAASMAVLDDKRLGKQRVETLQVMKAVTVAGYGWQSHPVTRMWRGHRPALMEYQEATCAEWMRRGFADTCFEKTLAIIAEVPEDLAAYTEGRITRPPWWGRPELHLSHRSKLLAKAPELYRPAFPGDPDDLDYVWPVTSA